Part of the Aquimarina sp. MAR_2010_214 genome is shown below.
AATTGAGAATAAAGAAGTGAATGATTGTCTTTGGTTTGAGAAAAACAAAGGTTGGTTGCTGTTGTAATTATAATTAAAAAAATAAATAAGAAAAGGGTGTAATTTCTAAAAAGACAAAATGGATTCTTTTTCATAAAAAGAAAAGCTAATAGATTATTTTATAAAAATAGTATGTTTCAGAGAAAATTTTAGAATATTTATTAGAAAATCAATTTGTAATAGTAGTTTATTAATAAATGTGTTGCAGATAAGATTGTTTTAAATCCAGAGGATTATATTTTAGTTCTACTAGAAATTATACAGATTTAGATCATGAATTAAAGATTACTATTTTATATTTATAATAAGTTTCATAAGTACAGATTTATAATACAAATTCGCTATCAGATTCTTATTTCAACCTATAAGGAATTACCTGCAACAAAACATCAATGGATAAGAGATAGAAATAAGATAAGTGAAGAAACTATAAATGACTTTTATAATGAGAAGAAAAAGCATTCTAATATCCTTAATTATTTCAAGTGTTTATATTTTGTTAGGTACTTATGACTATTTCAGTTATAGGAATTTGTCTCGCTATTTTGACAATCTACAGGATGATTTAGATTACATAATTATCCGACCATCAAAAATTTTTGGTATCATGGTTAGATTTATGGGTAATTTTATTTACGATTCAGATCTGTTTTTTGTTTTAGGACAATTATTTGGACTAGTAATTTATGCTTGTGTAATTTGGTTGTTTATAACTTGTCTAAAGATGTTGTTTAAAAAATAAAGGAAACGGAACCTGATCACACAGATTTGTAACCTAAGAAGCATAGCGAAGCATCAAAATAGCCTTCTTGGTTTAATCATGAGAATCAGGAATAATATTTTTTGTTGTCACTAAGGGCTATACCCTCGTTACGTTCATACTTATCTATAGCTTCATAAAAAGTTTTGATCCGATTAAAAATCCATTAAAAATTTTAAAGAAGATGCAACCTCTAGTTTTTTCAGTTGTCATTAGATTAACAACTTACTCTCAATTAGTAAAATTAAAATAACACGTGAATGATAAGAAAAAATAGAATTGTGATTATACTATTGCTGTTTATGTCGGCAGTAGGTATTTCACAAACAGAAAACTCTGTGCTCTCTAAGAAAGAGAAGAGGAAAAACAGACCTGCCTATATTGGGTTTGCTGCCGGGCTAGGAACATCATCGTTTAGAGATTTTGCAACTTCGCCACTTTTTTATCGGGGTATACCTAGACATATATCACTGTCATATACTAAAATGGATTTAGAACGAGAATCCGAAGTTGGAGCATCCTATCTTTTTGGACAGTACCATAATAGTTTTAATAAACATTCTGAAAGTAGTAAGCTTCATAGTGTATCCTTATTCTATTCTAGATTATACCGATTAAATAAGCTGAGTTCTCCAAAGTTAAATGTAAAAGTTGGTGGACTGTTTAATGCCACTACTAATTTTAGAACTAATGAGGGATTTGGTAATAATGGGATTGGTGTTGAAATTATTCCGACCCTTTTTGGTTCTGTTAAAATCGAAAAAGATATAAGCCGTAAAGAAGAAAAGAGTAAAAAATTCTTATTTATTAAATATAAACTAAAGAAAAGAACAAGAAATTTAGCATTTAGACTAAATGTTGGGTTGGTCAATAGCTCGTTTCGAAATGGATATGTGTACAACGGGCAAGCAGCCTTGTTAAATGAAGCAGATATATTTGATGAATATAAGTTCGATATGTTTTCTGGGTTTAGAGTAAATAGTTCTTTAGACTATACAATTTCCCTAAAGAACAAAAATGCGTTACGATTTTCTTATGTATGGGATGCTTATAAAACTGGGGGGGATTTTGATAAATTTGAGATGTCGGCCCACCTTTTTAAACTTACTTTTCTGTTTAATACCAATAATAAATAATGAGAAAGCTATATAGTATAATAGTAATAGGGCTATCACTTGCTTCTTGTGAGAAAGCTCTTTTTGAAGATGATTTGGCCTCTACAAATCCAAAAGATAATTTTGAATATCTATGGAATGAATGTAATGAGAAATACTCCTACTTTGATTTAAAAAATATTGACTGGGATGTTGTAAAATCTAAATATTCTGCCAAAATTTATAATGGAATGACTGAAGATTCATTATTTAAAGTATTGGGAGGGATGTTGACAGAATTAAGGGATGATCATACAAATCTAATATCGAACTTTAATGTTTCTACATTTAGAGTAGATTACTTAGGACAGGATAATTTTGATTGGCGTATCATTGAAGATCGCTATTTGAATCGAGACTATTACATTACGGGACCATTTAGGCATAATTTTCTTGATAATAAAGAAATAGGATATGTGCGTTTTCCTTCATTTCCTGGTACTGTGGATGCTAATAATCTGAACTTTGTTCTAAATAGATATAAAAATACAAAAGGATTAATCTTAGATATTAGAGAAAACGGAGGAGGAGCCGTAACTGATATTTTCAAAATCTTAAGCCGTTTTGTTGAGCGCAGAACACTGGTAAACTATTCTAGAATAAAAAGTGGTCCAGGGCGAAATGATTTTTCACAAGCTGAGCCGGTATATGTCTCTCCGTATGATGGAATACGATATAAAAATAAAATTGTTGTATTAACAGATAGAGGAACATACAGTGCTGGTTCATTTTTCTCACTTGCCACCAAGGCGCTTCCGAATATTACGCTTATCGGAGATACTACAGGCGGTGGTCTTGGTTTGCCAAACGGAGGTCAATTACCAAATGGTTGGACATATAGGTTTTCTATTACGCAAGCATTAACATTAGATAAGAACCCTGATTATGAAAATGGAGTTCCACCAGATATTGAAGCACTTGTAGATTGGAATGATTTGACAAAAGATGAAGTCCTGGATCGTGCAATTTTAGAACTTCAATAAGATGTTATTCTAATAATGTTTCAGCTCAGGTTTGCAAGTTGTGAAACATAGTAAGAACAAAAGAAGCTGTCTAAAAAACATATTCCCTTGTCACATTGAGCGAAGTCGAAATGTGGCAGGGGAATATGTTTTTACACTTTAATTTTGTAGATAAAAGTATTACTTAAGATGAGTGCTTTATATAAAGTTTATTGCTCTGTTACTTTTTGTACTCTTTCTACAGAATCGTTCTTAGAGAGCGAAAGTCGAACAATACTATCTTCTAGTGCGATCAAATTATGGATAACATTAGGCTCCAGTGAAATAAGATCTCCTTTTTTAAGAATATGTTCTGTATTGTGAACACCAAAATTGATTTCACCTTCAAAAATAGATACAGTAATCGGAAACGAAGTTTTATGACTTTTCATTTCCTGTCCTTTTTTAAAAACGATTCTAATTTCTTTGGTAGCATCATTTTCTATTAATTTGGTGATTGCTGGTTTTGTATCTCCGTAGGTAAGATCCTTGAGTAATGAGGTTAATTGCATAGTAATTGTTTTTTTATACAACAAAACTAAATATATTATCCTTCTTGTTTTATGAGTTAAATCATAAGGTAAAGTAAATTCCTAATTGTAATTTGCAGGTATAATTAGATATAATGTATACGGTATATGTCATAGATACTATTGGGGATGCTCATGTTTTAGAATTTAAAAAATTTGAGTACCGCAATCTTATGGAGTTATTAGTCAATAAACTACATGATGAAATCGGGGATTGCAAAGGTAGAGGACTATGTGGTACCTGCCATATTAGGGTGCATTCATCTAATACCGAAATGCAGTTTTTTGAAGGGCTAGAGAACAACATACTAAAAAAACAATTAGCGTATTATCCAGATAGCAGATTGGCGTGCCAAATTCTATTAGACGAACATATAGATACTATGAAAATCGAAATTATAGGAGGAGATTGATCGCTATGGGTTCTCTTAATATAGACATTAGGGGTAAACAAAGCTTGCTGAAATTTGTATACGATTAATCACTAAAATCCACAACAAGCTCGGACTTACAATATTGTTATACTTTTATTTTACAGCAATTACAGAGATCTCTACGTTTACTGATTTTGGTAAGGTTAACACCGCTACAGTTTCTCTTGCCGGTGCAGTATCTTCATTAAAATAACTACCATATACAGCATTCACTTCAGCAAAATTATTCATGTCGCTTAAAAAAATAGTGGTTTTAAGCACATTTTCGAATGTCATTCCGGCTTCATCCAATACCGCTTTTAGGTTCTGCATTACCTGCTTGGCTTCAGTTGTAATATCATCCAGAACTAATTTCCCCGTTTCCGGATTAATAGCAATCTGACCTGATGTGTATAATGTATTTCCGTTTAAAATAGCCTGACTATAAGGACCAATAGGAGCAGGGGCTTTGGCCGTAGTTATGATTTTTTTCATGTGATAGTTATATTATTAATTTATAATTTTATTGCTAACCAGAAACGTTATATCAATTATAATTGTCTATCTGGCTCACGTCTTTTATCCCATTTAATATCACTAAGCATCGATGATTTGATACCGATAAAGAAATTCCATGATGTTCTATCACTAAATGGAATCCAGTTGAAATTCATAACCCAACTTTCCAAATCTCGTTGAAACCTTAAATTGGTATAGGTAAACCCAGGATTTTTTAGATCATAGCCCGAAGATACTCCAACAGACCATCGAGGGGCGAGTTCTACATCACCAGAAAACATGATAGAGTGCGATGATATTTCATTTTGCCGGGCACTATTACCATAATTGACATTATAAGAGAGTCGCAAAGACCAGGGGATTTTATAATTATAATTTTTTATGTCTTTATCATCGTTTTTACTTTTATCCTTATCAAAGGAACGATCCTTTCCAAAGTCAGTAACGCCGCCAAATAGGTTGTCAGGCCGACCTTCATTTCTAAAGTTCTGATTGTCCAGAGGATCTTCATTAACTTTTCCTTTTTCAAAATCTTTACTCGAAAACGAATATCCGAAATTAGCACTAGCTCTGGTTAAACGAAAAAGACTACCTCCGTTGTCGATATTCCATACATCGATTTTACGATTATTGTTATCTAATGCATAAGGATCTAATTGTGCATTAAAGTTAATGTCTAGCTTATTTTGAATAATAGGAATATTACCGGTAATGGATAGTGGACTTAATTTTAAAGAATCACCTGCAACATTATAAGATGTACTAAAGTTAAGGTTGTTTAGCAAGGTAACTTTTTTGGCTTCTGTAGCTGTACTATCCTTACTTTTTACCTTCATTTCTACATTGTTACTAAGAGAAAATCCGATACTGCTAGAAAACACATTACCTGGTGGCCCAAAGTATCCTCCTTCAAATCTGGAATACTCTACAACTTTTGTTTCATCAATATTGGTTGTATTAGGGTCATCGGTAATCGTATAGCTATCATAAAACTCACTAAATGCAGGAGTAATACTATAGCTAACCGAAGGTCTCATGGTATGGCGAATCGCTTCTATTTTTTTACCTTTCTTAAACTTGAAAGTACCATAGATGGTTGTTCCCAAACTTGTTGAAAAATTATACGTACGAAAAGTATCAAAACCTTTTATAGTATCTCGTACCACTTCACCAGCACCATCTTTAGCACTCGAGTCATAACTTTGTTTTATCGTCTCAAAAACCCAGTTTTCTTGAAAATTTGTTCCTGCCGTAGCACTAAGGTATTTGAATACCTTAAAGTTTGTAGTTAAAGGAATCGAATGTTGCATTCCTATTTTGGCACCTTTAAACATATTAGACGAGAATAAATCATCATCGGTAGTTTGTATTCTGTTTTCTCCTCTAAAATTATATTGTGTATTTATGTTTTGTATAATCCCTTTTTTTATTCCCACTTTTGGAGCAAATGGAAATACCCTTGATACACTTATATTCATATTTGGAAGCGATAAATTTACGGTTCCTGTATTGGTATTCGAGTTATGAGTAGCTGCAAGATTAACATTAACCTGTGGATCTCCCTGAAATGTCTTGGCATAAGATATATTAGAACTGATTTGATTATTCAGGAAATTACCGGTATTGAGTTGATTGGTAGATTGCTGAAAAAAGTCACTCCTACCAAAATTTACAGAAGCCGAAAACCTGGAGTTTGGATTGGCTTTTGCATCCTGGCTATGGGTCCATTGGATATTGTATGTCGTGGTTTTGGCAAAATCAGGAAACCCTCTTTCGCTACGCAAATTGTTTTCATACCTAAACCTAAAATTCCCTCTATATTTATAGCGTAGGGCATAAGCAGATTCTACAGCAAAAGTATAACTACCATTAGTATAATAATCCCCCATAAGGGTGAGATCTACATAATCACTAATAGCAAAGTAATACCCCCCATTTTGAAGAAAATACCCACGGTTATTCTCTTCTCCCGGGCTAGGAATAATAAAACCTGAAGTTCTGTCTTCTGTTAATGGAAAGTACCCGAATGGTAACCCTAACGGAGTAGGTACATCGGCAATAAACATATTAACAAGCCCTGTTACAATCTTCTTTTTAGGAACAAACTTAATTCTACGGGCATAAAAATAATATTCCGGATCTTCAATATTTTCCGAAGTAGTGAATTTTACATTTTTCATGTAAATCACAGAATCATTCTCACGTTTAGAAATTTCATTTTTAATTTTAAATCCATTCTGTTCTGTTCGAGAATTGTATATCAGCGCCTTTTCGGTGTCAAAATTAAAACGAATTGAATCTGGTTCTACCACATTCTGTGCTTGTTTAAAAACAGGAGTTTGCACATACTCACCCAGAGAATCTTTAATTCCATAGGCATATACTTCATTTTTGGCATTGTCTACTACAATAAACCCGGCATTAATCTGCATTTCTCCATACACGATCTCGGCATTATCATAAAGATACATCTTGTTCTCTTTACGACTTAATCTCATATAATCAGTTGCTTTATAGACCACTTTGTCTGTTAATAGTTGTGGTTCTGTAGCAAGTGTGTCTTTTTTAACCGTATCCTGAACTTTTTCATTGAGAAACCCTTCTGGATTGATTTGAATAGATTTTAGGGTGTCCTTATTAGCACGAATAGGCACCTCCTTAGTTTGGTTTATTTCCTGCGCTGTAATTTGAAAAATACAAAACAGTGAAAAACTTAGTGAATAAAGTATGTAACGTACCGTTGTTTGCAATGGTTTAAATCCTATTTTTGTATAACTATGGCTCAGTTTTTGAAGTGCCAAAATTACATATATTTTTTATGCTTAGATTGTAATTCATAAAAAAATAAAAAATTATGTCAAAAGCATACCTTCTAAGCTGTATAAACATAGAAGATATTGGTTTAGTATATAAATCACAATCTTTAGATTTTTAATTTGTTATATTAAATACTGAAACAGAACGAAAATGTTTCAAAATTAGTAGTAAAATTATTTGTAGTTGATGAGACGAAGTATAGTATGTAGTGTTTTTTTGTCGGTTTTTTTATGTATCGCACCTGTTTTTGATGCCGATGTGGTTGCTCAGGAAAAAGAAAAATTTATTGTTGTTCTGGATGCTGGCCATGGTGGTCACGATCCCGGAAACCGAGGAAATGGATATAAAGAAAAGGAAATAGCACTAAGTGTAGTCTTGGCAGTTGGTACTGCCTTAGAAAATGATGGTAGATTTAAAGTGGTATACACCCGAAAAACAGATACCTTTATAGAACTGCATGAGAGAGGGAGTATTGCCAATAAAGCCGGAGCAAATCTTTTTGTGTCCGTACATTGCAACTCGCACCGCTCTCAGGCTTTTGGTACAGAAACCTTTGTGTTAGGATTACATGCTAATAATGAAAACTTTAATGTAGCAAAAAATGAAAACTCGGTAATCCTATTAGAGGATAATTATGAAGCTAATTATGATGGGTTTGATCCCAATTCTCCTGAATCAATTATCGGACTTACTTTAATGCAGGAGGAATATCTGGACCAAAGTCTTACACTTGCTAGTTTTGTACAGAATAGATTTAAAAAAACATTAGAAAGAAAAAGTAGAGGAGTAAAACAGGCTGGTTTTGTAGTTTTACACCAAACTTATATGCCAAGTGTTCTTATCGAATTAGGTTTCCTAACCAATAATAGCGAAGGGAAATATCTAAACTCTAAAAAAGGAAAGGATGATATGGCAAAATCCATCACAACCTCGATTATAGACTATAAAGAAAGCCTTGATGCTATTTATAAAATAGACCCTCCCAAAACCCCGGAAGTAACAAAAATTACTGCCAAAATGGAAGGAGATCGCGTGTATGATGATATCACGTTTAAGGTGCAAATTGCAGCAGGATCGACTGATATAGAATTACAGTCGTTTAATTTTAATGGCTTAGATCAATTGTCCAAAAATAAAACCGGAGATCTGTATAAGTATTATTTCGGAAGTACGTCTAATTATACTTTAATACAAGAATTAAGAGAAATTGCTGTGGGTAAGGGATTTGATTCTAGTTTTATTGTTGCTTTTCGTAATAGTGAATCGATTCCTTTAACAGAAGCTCTAAAAGCTGATACATCTTCGAATTAATCTAAATAAATACTGATAATTCCTTAGGAAATTACCAGTAGAAATGTATTTTTATTCTAAATTTGTGTCCTAAAATATAATCTATTTTGAAATTTACTCGAGAAGTTAAAACAGGAATATTAGCAATCTGTGCAATAGCACTTTTAATCTTTGGCTATAGTTTCCTGAAGGGAAAAAACCTCTTAGAAAATGATAGAACCTTTTATGCTGTTTATGATAATGTAGAAGGATTGATACCTTCTTCTCCGGTAACCATAAATGGTATGGTTGTAGGGCAGGTGGTTTCTATTAGTTTTGCAGATACCAAGGGAAACCTAGTTGTAGAGTTTAATGTAGATAGCGATTTTTCGTTTTCAAAGAATAGTATGGCCAAAGTATATGGAGGTGGCTTGATTGGAGGGAAGTCCCTTGCTATAATGCCTATATATGAACAAGGCCTTGAAGCAAAAGATAAAGATACACTGCCAGGTAAAGTAGAAGCAGGTTTACTAGAGCTGGTGAATGATAAGCTTGCTCCTTTGCAAGAAAAACTCGAAGCCGCAATTACAGACGCAGACACACTTTTAACCTCGGTGAACGGGATTCTTAATGTGGATAATAAAAATAACCTGAATTCTATTTTTAAAGATTTAAGTATAACCGTTAAGAATTTTAAAGGAGCTTCAAATTCTTTAAATACTATTCTTTCGGGTAATGAAGAAAAATTAAACAATACATTTACCAATCTGGATAAAATGTCGACTAATCTTAATAAGGTTTCAGATTCTCTAGCTCAGATAAATGTGGCCAAATTAGGAAAAGACCTGGAAAAGGTATTGGCTAATTTTGAGAAAATTTCAAAAGATATTAATTCAGGAAGAGGAACAGTTGGGAAATTACTGAAAGACGATAAATTATATGATAATTTAGAAAAAACCAGTAAACAACTAGAATTACTGATACAGGATTTACGATTAAATCCAAAACGTTATGTTCATATTTCGGTTTTTGGAAAGAAAAATGCTCCTTACGAAAAACCAACAGATTCAATAAATTAAAAAATTATGCAATACATACCTAATATCCTATTTATACTTGTTTTGGTAGCGGGTATTGGATATTTTACAAAAAATGTCCGTAAAGTCATTCGTAATATCCGATTAGGAAAAGATGTAGATCGTTCTGATAATAAAGGAGAGCGATTTAAAAATATGGCTAGGATAGCATTAGGACAGTCTAAAATGGTACGACGACCTGTCGCTGGGATATTGCATATTGTAGTATATCTTGGTTTTATTATTATCAACATAGAAGTATTAGAAATTATTATTGATGGAATTTTTGGTACACATAGGATCTTTGCGTTTTTAGGAGGATTGTATGATTTCTTAATTGGTTCATTCGAGATTTTGGCATTCCTTGTATTTATAGGAGTTGTTTTATTTTGGATTCGTCGTAATGTGATTAAATTAAAACGTTTCTGGAATCCAGAGATGAAAGGATGGCCGAAAAATGATGGGAACTTCATCCTGTATTTCGAGATGGTTTTGATGACTTTGTTTTTGGTAATGAATGCTTCAGATCTTCAGTTACAGGCATTAGGAGCAGACCATTATATCAAGGCAGGGGCGTACCCAATAAGTCAGTATATATCCCCACTTTTTAATGGGATGTCAGAAACATCGCTAATCGTATTAGAAAGAGCATGTTGGTGGGTGCATATTATAGGGATATTAGTATTTTTAAATTATTTATATTTTTCAAAACATTTACATATTCTTCTGGCATTTCCAAATACATATTATGGGGATTTAAACCCTAAAGGAGAGCTTGATAATCTTGAAGCTGTTACTAAAGAAGTACAACTAATGATGGACCCAAGTGCAGATCCTTTTGCTGCCCCCGCAGATGATCAGCAAGAAGGAGAACCAGAGAAATTTGGAGCATCAGATGTTACAGATTTAAACTGGGTGCAATTGCTAAATGCATATACGTGTACCGAGTGTGGTCGTTGCACTAGTGAATGTCCTGCAAATCAAACAGGAAAGAAACTATCCCCGCGTAAAATTATGATGGATACCAGGGATCGACTAAAAGAAGTAGGAGACAATATAGATAAGAACGGTAGTTTTGTAGATGATGGAAAACAACTACTGAATGATTATATCACTCCCGAAGAGTTATGGGCGTGTACTAGTTGCAATGCCTGTGTAGAAACTTGCCCGGTAAGTATTAGTCCATTGTCTATTATTATAGATATGAGACGTTACCTGGTGATGGAGCAAAGTGCAGCACCATCAGATCTAAATAATATGATGACTAATATAGAAAATAATGGAGCTCCATGGCCATTCAACCAAATGGACAGATTAAACTGGAGCAACGAATAATTTTTATTAAATAACCAATACAGTAAATTTTAACCAAAACTTTTAACCAATTAAACCACAAACTAATAGAGATTATGAAAAAGGAAGAAGTAGAAAAATTATTGCATGATAAAATAGAAGAAGGAGAACATGTGAGTCCGGTCTTACCAGAGGGAGTTAAGAATTACCTTATTGATATTGACGGAACTATAACCGAAGATGTGCCTAATGAAGAGCCAGAGCGAATGGTTACATGTGAGCCTTTTCCTGATGCATTGGTTACCTTAAATAAATGGTATGACCAAGGACATGTTATATGTTTCTTTACTTCAAGAACCGAAGACCATAGAGAAGTAACCGAAGCATGGTTAAATAAATGTGGTTTTAAATATCATAGCCTTTTGATGGGGAAACCAAGGGGAGGAAACTACCATTGGATTGATAATCACCTGGTAAAAGCAACACGATATACGGGTAAATTTACAGAACTGGTAGAGCGAGTTGTGACCATCGAAGTTTTTGATGATGGAAAACATGATTAAAAAACAAATTTTAGGGTATTAACCTCTAGGTAGACCCCTAAACTTTAAATTGCATAATATGAGTGAGACAGTAAAGGTGCCAACAATGGCGGAATATATGGCAGAAGGCAAAAAACCAGAAGTTTTGTTTTGGGTGGGTTGTGCCGGTAGTTTTGATGATAGAGCTAAAAAAATTACAAAAGCTTTTGTGAAATTACTTCATAATGCTAATGTAGACTTTGCTGTATTAGGTACTGAAGAAAGTTGTACAGGAGATCCGGCAAAAAGAGCAGGTAATGAATTCTTGTTTCAAATGCAGGCAGTTACAAATATAGAGGTAATGAATGCTTACGAAATAAAAAAAGTAGTTACTGCGTGCCCTCACTGTTTCAATACCTTAAAAAATGAATACCCTGTATTAGGAGGGGATTATGAAGTAGTGCACCATACTCAATTTCTAAAATCCCTTTTGGATGAAGGTAGATTAAAAGTTGAAGGAGGAAAATTTAAAGGTAAACGAATTACATTTCATGATCCATGTTATCTGGGTCGAGCCAATAATGTATATGAGGCACCAAGAGATTTACTTAAGAAATTAGAAGTAGAACTTATAGAAATGAAACGCTGTAAGCGAAATGGGTTATGTTGTGGAGCTGGAGGTGCCCAGATGTTTAAAGAACCAGAACCAGGAAATAAGGATATTAATGTTGAACGAACAGAAGATGCCTTAGAAACAAAACCAGATATTATTGCCGCAGGATGTCCTTTTTGTAATACAATGATGACAGACGGGGTAAAGAGTAAAGAAAAAGAAGATAGTGTGCAAGTGATGGATGTGGCCGAACTTATTGCCAATGCTCAGGATTTGTAGATTTTTTTCTTAATTATACACAATTTTATTAGAGTTAATATGTTTTTTCATATTAACTCTTTTCTATAATCGTAAATAGCAATAGTTTTTGTTACTTTAGTAAAAAATAGCTCATGTTGGTAGATTTTAATGACCTTCCGGAAACATCTCGAGTGTGGATTTATCAGGCAAATCGGTCATTCACTTTGAATGAACTGGAAGAAATCGAAAAAAAAATAAAAGAATTTATAACTCAATGGACAGCCCACGGTGCTGATCTTAAAGCAGGTTATGAAATAAAATATAAACGATTTATAACCATTGGACTAGATCAAGGAATGAATCAAGCAACAGGGTGCTCTATAGATGCCTCTGTTCGTTTTGTTCAGGAATTAGAACAAGCATATGATGTAGACTTAATGGATAAGATGAACGTATCTTTTAAGCAAGGAGAATTTGTAGCCTATAAATCTCTTGTAGATTTTAAAAAAATGGCTAAAAATAGATCGGTATCCCCAAATACTATCGTTTTTAATAACCTGGTTACCAATATTGCCGAATATCGAATCAATTGGGAAGTCCCGGCAAAAGATAGTTGGCATAACCGTTTTTTAAATTAAAATTTTCGTGCGGCATATTATAAAAAAGTATTTTTCCTTTATAATTTTTCTAATAGCTTTTGGCGTTGATGCTCAATCAGAAAATCCATTATTGGTAGAAGATTTTGAAACCCAAAGAAGATGGGTGGATAGTATTTATAATAGAATGACTCTTAAAGAAAAAGTGGGTCAATT
Proteins encoded:
- a CDS encoding (Fe-S)-binding protein — translated: MQYIPNILFILVLVAGIGYFTKNVRKVIRNIRLGKDVDRSDNKGERFKNMARIALGQSKMVRRPVAGILHIVVYLGFIIINIEVLEIIIDGIFGTHRIFAFLGGLYDFLIGSFEILAFLVFIGVVLFWIRRNVIKLKRFWNPEMKGWPKNDGNFILYFEMVLMTLFLVMNASDLQLQALGADHYIKAGAYPISQYISPLFNGMSETSLIVLERACWWVHIIGILVFLNYLYFSKHLHILLAFPNTYYGDLNPKGELDNLEAVTKEVQLMMDPSADPFAAPADDQQEGEPEKFGASDVTDLNWVQLLNAYTCTECGRCTSECPANQTGKKLSPRKIMMDTRDRLKEVGDNIDKNGSFVDDGKQLLNDYITPEELWACTSCNACVETCPVSISPLSIIIDMRRYLVMEQSAAPSDLNNMMTNIENNGAPWPFNQMDRLNWSNE
- a CDS encoding phosphoheptose isomerase; the protein is MKKEEVEKLLHDKIEEGEHVSPVLPEGVKNYLIDIDGTITEDVPNEEPERMVTCEPFPDALVTLNKWYDQGHVICFFTSRTEDHREVTEAWLNKCGFKYHSLLMGKPRGGNYHWIDNHLVKATRYTGKFTELVERVVTIEVFDDGKHD
- a CDS encoding (Fe-S)-binding protein — translated: MSETVKVPTMAEYMAEGKKPEVLFWVGCAGSFDDRAKKITKAFVKLLHNANVDFAVLGTEESCTGDPAKRAGNEFLFQMQAVTNIEVMNAYEIKKVVTACPHCFNTLKNEYPVLGGDYEVVHHTQFLKSLLDEGRLKVEGGKFKGKRITFHDPCYLGRANNVYEAPRDLLKKLEVELIEMKRCKRNGLCCGAGGAQMFKEPEPGNKDINVERTEDALETKPDIIAAGCPFCNTMMTDGVKSKEKEDSVQVMDVAELIANAQDL
- a CDS encoding ABC transporter ATPase gives rise to the protein MLVDFNDLPETSRVWIYQANRSFTLNELEEIEKKIKEFITQWTAHGADLKAGYEIKYKRFITIGLDQGMNQATGCSIDASVRFVQELEQAYDVDLMDKMNVSFKQGEFVAYKSLVDFKKMAKNRSVSPNTIVFNNLVTNIAEYRINWEVPAKDSWHNRFLN